In Bradyrhizobium symbiodeficiens, the genomic stretch ACCGTCGTGTACGCGCGCGAGATGCGGCGCCTGCACGATATTTTTATCTGCACATGTCTCTGGCTTGCGCGGCCACCGCCTTTCTCGGCTTCGCGCCGACCTATTGGGTGCCGCTCGCCAACCGGACGCTATCCGCAAGCCCCGTGATTCACTTTCACGGACTCTTGTTCTTCACCTGGTCGCTCTATTTCGTGCTCCAGACGTGGCTCGCGGCCTCCGGCCGCGTGGTCAATCACCGCTCGCTGGGCATCGCCGGCGTGTCGCTCGCCACCGCGATGACGATCTTCGGCTTTCTTGCCTCCGTGCACGTGATGCAGCATTCCGCAGCCCTCGGCCAGCGCGAGGCCGGCATCGAATTCTCGATCGTGCCGATGAGCGGGATCGCGTTCTTCGCAATCGTCTTCGTGCTGGCGATCATGAACACGCGCAAGCCCGAAATTCACAAGCGCCTGATGCTGCTGGCCGCGGTCTCGATCCTCGACGCCGCGATCGCACGCTGGTTTCTGACATTCCTGGCGCCTCCGGGACCGCCCGGCCCTCCGCCGGTGCCGGTGACGATCGCACCCGCCGTCGTCGCCTCGCTGCTGCTCGTGGTCGCGATGGTGCGCGACTGGCGCAGCGAAGGCCGTGTGCATCCGGTCTACATCTATGGCACGCTGGCGCTGCTGGCGGTGAAGGTGCTGAACTGGCCGGTCAGCGAGACCGCCGCGTGGCATTCGTTTGCAGGCGGGATCCTGGCGCTGGCGAACTAGGCGACCACAATGTCCTGTCGTCCCGGACAAGCGAAACGCAGATCCGGGACGACAGCAGAGATTGAAACTACGCCCCCGCCTTGCACGTGATCCCGCCGTCCACCACCAGCTCGATCCCCGTCACATATTTCGACTCGTCCGACGCCAGGAACAGCGCCGCGTTGGCGACGTCCCAGGCCTCGCCCATGTGGCCCATCGGCACCTGCGCATCGCGGGCGCGCCACATCGCTTCGACGTCGCCCTTGGCGTAGCTGTTGGCAAGACCCGCCGAGTGCTCCACCATCGGCGTCTTCATCAGGCCGGGCAGGATTGCATTCACCCGCACATGGCTCTTCGCGAACTCGACCGCGGTGGAGCGCGTCAGCTGGTTCATCGCCGCTTTGCTGGCGTTGTAGCTGACATAGGAAATCCCGACATGACGGATCGAGGCGATCGAGGAGATGTTGATGATCGAGCCGCCGCCCTGCTTCACCATTACGGGAATGACGTGCTTCATGGCGAAATAGGCGCTCTTGAGGTTGACGCTGAAGACGCGGTCCCAGCTCTCCTCGGTGACCTCGACCACGCTGCCCATCTCGGCGATGCCGACATTGTTGTCGAGCACATCGATGCGGCCATAGGCCTTCAGGCACGCCGCCACCATCGCCTCGATCTCGCTCGCGCGGGACACGTCGGCCGTGAAGGCGATCGCCTTGCCGCCTTCGCCGGTAATGATCTTCGCAGTCTCCTCGGCCGCGGCGCCGTTGCGGTCGACGCAAAACACCTGCGCGCCCTCGCGCGCAAAGGTCACCGCGGTGGCCTTGCCGTTGCCCCAGCCCGGTCCGATCGAACCGGCCCCCACCACCATCGCAACCTTGCCCTTGAGTCGCTCCATCCTGTGTCTCCTTGTTGTTGCTCTTGTAGCCCGGATGAGCGCAGCGATATCCGGGGCAGCCGTTCCCGCATATCGCTCCGCTCATGCGGGCTACGGATCCTTGCAGACCTTCATCGTGGTGACGTTAGCACCAATGGGATGCCCGACAATCTCCGACAGCGTCCGGCATTGTCCGTCATGGCACAGGCGCCATTCCCCGGCCGCGCCCGAATTGCCGAGCACGACCTCCGGCATGGCTGCGCGCTTCGGTTGCCACTGAAACCAGCCGTCGACCAGCCGCGCCTCGGGCGGCGGCTCCATGCCGGGGCCGGTGCCCTTGACGCGGGCCTGCACCAGTTCGAGGCCGGCGGGGGTGACGCGCCAGTCCTCCTGCCAGTCGACCTTCGCGATCGAATGCGTCCAGACGAGCGTGAACGCGGAGAGCGCCAGCGCCTTCACGCCGCCGGCGGTGGCGAAGCAGAGGCTCACACCGCCTCGACAGGCGCAGGCGGGCGCTGCCGCCATTGCCACAGCACGATGGCCGCAGCGAGCACGAAGCCCGTGGTGTCGCTGAGCTGGAAGTCGCCGAGCAGGCAGAACGCGGCGCCGAGCGCGACCAGGCGTTCGATCAGCGTCAGCCGCGTGAACAGGAAACCGATCGCCACCATGCCGAACAGGGCGATCGCCACCAAGGCTTTCACGCTCGCCAATGCCACCGCGCCATAGAAGCCGAGCTTGGCCGCCATGGGATCGCCAGCCTGCAGCATCAAGGCCGGCGAATAGACGAAGATGAAGGGGATGACGTAGCCGGCGAGCGCGATGCGCATCGCCTCCCAGCCGATCTTGTCCGGATTCTCCTTGGCGATCGGCGCCGCCGCGAGCGCCGCCAGCGCCACCGGCGGCGAGAGGTCGGCCATGATGCCGTAGTAGAACGCGAACATGTGGCTCGCGATCAGCGGCACACCGAGCTTTGCCAGCGCGGGCGCGGCGAGCGCGGCGGTGATGATGTAGGTCGGGATGGTCGGAATGCCGGTGCCGAGCAGGATCGACAGCAGCATGGTCATGATCAGCGCCAGGAACAGACTCTTCTCGCCGAGCCCGATCACCCAGCCGCCGAAGATGGTGCCGACGCCGGTCTGCGACATCATGCCGATGATGACGCCGACGATGGCGCAGGCCATGCCGACGGTGATGGCGGACTTCGCGCTTTCGGCCAGCGCATCGCGACAATCGCGCAAGGCCTTGAACCCGCCGCGCACGAACGCCGTGATCACGATCAACCCGACGACGACGCTGGCGACCGGGACGATCTGCAGGCCATCACGCGACAGCGCGGCGACGACGAGCGCAAGCCCGATCCAGAAGATGTAGCGGATCGCCACCGACGACGCGCCCGTCGTGATGGCGGTGCCGAGGATCAGCGCTACGGTCAGCGCGAGGCCCATGCTGCCGGCATAGAGCGGCGTAAAACCCTCGAACAGCATGTAGACGAGCGCGGCAAGCGGCAGCACGAGGTACCAGCGCGTCACCAGCGCCTTCCAGGCGCTCGGGATCTCCGAGCGCTTCATGCCGACGAGGCCGTGCTTGCCGGCTTCCAGATGCACCATCCAGAACGCGGACGCGAAATAGAGGATGGCGGGAATCGCAGCCGCCTTGACGATCTCGGAATATTGCACGCCGAGGGTCTCGGCCATGATGAAGGCGACCGCGCCCATCACAGGCGGCATGATCTGCCCGCCCATCGAAGCCGTGGCCTCGACGCCGGCGGCGAACGCGCGGCGATAGCCGAACCTGATCATCAAGGGAATCGTGAACTGGCCGACGGTCACGACATTGGCGACGCCCGAACCCGAGATCGTGCCCATCATGCCCGAGGCGAATACCGCGACCTTCGCAGGTCCGCCGCGGGTGCGGCCGAACAGGCCGAGCGAAACGTCGGTGAAGAGCTGGATCATGCCGGCGCGCTCCAGGAACGAACCGAACAATATGAACAGGAAGATATAGGTCGCCGATACGTAGATCGGCACGCCGTAGAAGCCCTCGGTGCCGAACGACAGATGCGTGATGATCTGATCGAAATCGTAGCCGCGATGGTTGAGCGGCGACGGCAGATACTGGCCGAAGAACCAGTAGACGAGGCACGCGCCGCACATCAGCGGCAGCGCCGCGCCCATCAGTCGCCGCGTACCCTCGAAGATCAGCACGGCCAGCACCGTTCCGACCACGAGATCGAGCCGCGTCGGGTCGCCGTCGCGCGCGATGAGATCGGCGTAGAATATCCACTGGTAGAGCCCGCAGAGAAAGCCGGCGCCGCCGATCGCCCAGCCGAGCGCGCGGCCGAAATTGCTCTTCGCGGTGAAGTTGGCGATCAGGCCGAAGGTGAGCAGGACGAGGAAGCCGACATGGACGCCGCGCACCACCTGGCTCGGCAGATAGTTGAAAGCGGCGACATAGAGCTGGAAGACGGCGAAGGCAATGCCGATCCAATAGGCGAGCGCGCCCCACCCGCGCGGACCGAAGCCTTCCGGGAAACCGTGCTCGAAATTGTCGAACTCGACCTTGATCTTGTCGGGCGCCGTCGCCGTGCCCTCTGCCTGCAACATCGATATGTCCCCGCGCCCTGACGGGCATTCTTACAGCATTCTCGCTGCGCTCTGAATGCGTCATGCCCGGGCTTGACCCGGGCATCCGTTGGCAAACGATCTTAAAGGATGGATGGCCGGGTCATGCCCGGCCATGACGAGTACCCTACTTGATCAGCCCTTTTTCCTTGTAATAGCGGATCGCGCCGGGGTGCAGCGGAACCGGGCTGCCGGTGGCCGCGGTCTCGAGCTTGATCTCCTTGCCGGCCGCGTGCGCATTCTGCAATTCCGGCAACGACTCGTAGACCAGCTTGGTCATCTGATAGGCGAGATCGTCGGACACGGCAGAGCTCGTGACGAGATAGTTGATCACGGCCGCCGTCGGCACGTCTTTGTCCTGGCCGCTATAGGTGTTGGCCGGAATGATCGCGGAGACGAAGGGCGGGCCGATCTTGTCGACGGTCTCCTTCGGCACCGACACCACCGTGATCGGGCTCGAGGTCGACAGATCCTTCAGCGAGGCGACACCGAGGCCGGCCGATTGCAGCGTCGCTGCGAGCTGGCGGTTTTTCATGAGATCGACGGATTCTGCGAACGGCAGATATTCGACCTTGCCGAGATCCTTGTAGCTCATGCCGGCGGCGGCCAGGATCGCACGCGAATTCAGCTCGGTGCCGGATTTCGGTGCACCGACGGAGAGGCTCTTGCCCTTGAGGTCAGCCAGCGTCTTGATGCCGCTGTCCGCGGTGGCGACGATCTGGATGTAGTTCGGATAGATCGCGCCGATGGTGCGGAGCTTGTCGAGCTTGGTCTTGAAACCCGCCTCCTCCTCGCCGTTCCAGGCGGACTTCAGCGAGTCACCCAGCGTGAACGCCAGCTCACCGCGGCCCTGCTGCAGAAGGATCAGATTCTCGACCGACGCCTTGGTAGCCTGCACCTGCGTCTTCACGTTCGGAATCTTGTCGCCGTAGATCTTCCCGATCGCGACCCCGAGCGGATAATAGACGCCGGAGGTGCCGCCGGTCAGCACGTTGATGAAGGATTGCGCCTGCGCGCAAGGTGCCGACGCCGCCAGAGCAAGAGCCGCGGCCGCGCCGAAAATGGTCCGTTTCATGGTTGTTGTTCTCCCCAAACCGGCGGCGAAAGTGGCCGGATGAGGGACGCGGGTCAACCCATCCAAAAGATAAAGCTGGGCTGCGGTAAACGGTCGATCCGGCTCGATTTTCGGGGAACCCGCGGGTGCGGCGAGGTGGCGCAGTCGCTGACTTACGGGAGATTCGATCACTCGCCTGGCTGGCTCAATCACCTCTCCCGCCTGCGGGAGAGGTCGCGCCGAAGGCGGGGTGAGGGTTCTTTCCTCTAGGGGATCGCCCCATCGCGGAGGACAGCCCTCACTGGAACGTCATATCCAGGCACTTGGAGATGTCGGAACCGAGGCCGGACGAGATGGTGATGCAGCCGCGGATCTTCTGCGCGCCGACATCGGCGGCCCAGACCGAATAGCCGCCGGGGCCGAAGAACGAATTGGTGTTCGGCGGCTCGGTCTCGGTCGCGTCGAAATCATACTTGCCGTCGGTCTCGAAGATGCGCGGCTTCTTGGTGCAGCCGCCGTCGGTCTGGACGTTGATGACTTCCTTGTTGTCGCGGGTCAGCGCCAGCGACACCTGGCAGCGGAAATATTCCGAGGTCTTGGTGTTGAAGAGATAGGTGTAGGATTTGCAGGTCGCCGTGTTCAGCTTGCCCGGGGCGAGGCCGCGGCTGCACGAAATGCGTTGGTTGTGGCTAAGCTGGTAATCATCGGCCCAGGCGGCCGGCGTCAACGCGGTCAGCAACAGGCCAGCGGCCGAACAAGCTTTAGTGACGAGGTTCATCCGAATCATCCCCTACCCAATATTTTTGTCGAATTGCGTTCTAGACGGAAAGCGGAACATAGTCGCGCGGGGACGAAGGGAAAATCACAAACTACTGGGCAAGACGTGATGCGCTGCGGCGCTTTCGCAAATTGACCAGGACACACCGTTCGTGATTTGTTCAAGCCTGAAATGTCCCGACCGCGGGGAGTTATGGGATGACGGCATTTTCAATCAGGACGTTTGCACTCGTCGCCGCGCTCGGCGCGTTCTCGGGCTCCGCACTGGCGCAAACTGGGGCGACGCCATGGGAGCTCAAGCCCGACATGGGCTACGCCTATGACAAGAGCGGCAAGACCTATTCCTACAAGATGGGCACGAGCAATGCCGGCGAACTGCTGAAGGGGGCCAAGAAGGTGCCCAAGGGCACGCTGTTCTTCATCGGTCAGAACGGCCAGCTCTACATGCGCAGCGGCCCGTATCTGGAAGGCGACGGCAAGTTCAAGTTCGGCCCGGATCAGTAGGGCGCGGAGCAACGGTGCCGCCCCATACTCGGTGTCATCACCCGCAAAAGCGGGTGATCCAGTATTCCAGAGGCCGTTGTGATTGAATCGAGAGGCCGCAGCGTACTGGACGCCCCGGTCAAGCCGGGGCATGACAGCGGAGGATGTGGCAGGGCAGCGGCCTAGAACGCCGCCGCCATTTCCCTAGCGCCGGGTTTGCTGCTGTTCGAATCCATCCGGTCGTCCGTCACCGCGAGCAGCTTCGCCACCGTGTTGTGGCGGATCGCGACCGGGTTGCGCTCGTAGCCGCCGCGCTGGAAGAAGTTCGAGGTCGGCACCTGCTCGCGCATTGCCTGCGGCATCGTCACCATGTCGAGCCCGGTGCCGTCGCCGGTGAGATTCATCATTTCTAGCTCGGCCGCCGTCAGCGGACGGCTGTAGCCCTTGGCGCGCGCGAACAGCACCGAGGTCAGCAGCTTGTGGGTCTGCAGCATCGGCCCGATGTCGATGTCGAGCACCATGGCATGCATGGCCCAGCCCTGCGCGGTGTTGCCGATCTTCTCGTGCTCCGACCAGGTATCGGGCACGGACTTCGCATGGGCCACCATCTTCTTCAACACGACGAGCTTGTGCTCGAGCGCGTGGCGCGCCGGTCCTGACGTCCGTGCCACCTTCTCGGAGAGCGCCCGGATGAGTTCATGGCCCTGCTCGGCCAGCAGCTCGACGCTGTTGGTGGTCAGGAGCTGGTTGTAGCCCATCGCGGTCGAGATCGCGCGCTTGCCGCCATGCTCGATTCCCGCCTGCACGTCGTGGTTGCCGGTGCCGCCGGTCTCGAACGAATAGACCCGCACGGCCTGCTCGCGGGTCAGCCCGGAGGCAAGCGCGTAGCGTGCATAGGCGCGCTTGAACTCGATCTCGCTCGCCGGGCGCTGCGGCGTGAACTGGTAGAGCTCCTGCGCCGCGCGCAAGAAGTCGGCGACCACCGGAATGGGCTTTTTGGCGGGACGGTCCGGCGTTTCCTCCGGCTCCGGATTCACCGGCTTCTTCGGCCCGTTATAGAGCGGCGGATGCTCCAGCACGTAATTATCGAGCGTCACCTGCTGCCCGCTGCGCCGCTTGGCGTTACGGCCTTTTCGCTTCTCCGAGATCTGGCTCCAATAGGCACCCGCCTCGGCATCGAAGGCCGCGCGCGCCGCCTGATATTCCGCGAGCTTGCGGCGATATTCGAGCACAGCTGGAGAAGCTCCCGCGCTTTGCGCGAAAAACTGCGACAGCAGCTGGGCATTGGCATTGCGGACCGCCGGCGGCAGCGCGTCGGCCTCGCCGCCACGCGCGACAGGTGTGATCAGGACGAGCGCAAGTGGAACCAGCGCGAGCTTGTTTCGAATCGAATGATGCATGCCGCCCTCTTAGCAGGCATCCGGTAACCGTCACGTTAACGTGCCGTTTACCTTCATTTCCAGGCGAATACCGGCTGTTCCAGCTCAGTGACGCGGGTCTGCCGCCCGGCCAGCACCTCGCGGAACTGGTAGATCAGGGCCGCCGTCGGCGCATGGATCAGGCTCATCTGGTGATGGAAGCGGATGACGCGGCGGGTGCTCTCGGGGATCGCTGTGAAATCGAAGGCCTCGTCGCGCTCGATCGTGTCGAGCCCAATGCGATGGACGGAAGCGACCTCATCCGGGTTCGGCCGGATCGCGGCACTATCGGCCGCCCACACCACCACGGGCGTGATCAGATAGCCGGAACGGGTCGGATAATCGTCGAGCAGACCGAGCACCGCGTCGGCCGAAAGCTTCAGCGCGAGCTCTTCATCCAGCTCCCGCAGCGCCGCCTCGACCGGCGTCTCGCCGGCATCGCAGCGTCCGCCGGGCAGCGCCCACTGGCCGCGATGCGCGCGCAAGCTCGATGCGCGCTTGGTGAGCAGGAAGGCGGTGTCATCACCATCATTGGCTTCAGTCAGCGCCAGCACCACCGCGGCGCGCTTCAGCGCCGACGGCGCAGCCTCGTCAGGCAGTCGCGCGAAGGAGGCGCAGGCGGCTTCGATATTCCGTCTGGTGGCATCGCCGAAAGGTCTCATGATGCTTGACTACACCAGGACCGCATCTGATGAAACGAGGAGAGAGACGCGTTGCAGGGATGAACGGAAAGATGACCAACAAGGCCGCCGCAAGGCTGAAATCAGAGGGCTGGAGCATCCTCGAAACCACCGGCTTCATGCACCTGATCGGCCCGCTGTGGGAGCGCAAGGTCGACGGTCATCACGAATTCGCACTCGCCACCGAGGACAAGCACCACAACCGCCGCGGCATGGTCCAGGGCGGCGTGATGATGACTTTCGCAGACCGCACCTGCGGCATGGCCGCCCGCTACGGCTCGGGCAAGGAATACTTGGCGACCGTGCAGCTCGACACGCATTTCGTCGAAGCCGGCAAGATCGGCGACATCCTGATCTCCCGCCCTCGCGTGGTGCGCTCGACCCGCAGCCTGATCTTCATGAGCACCGAGGTGACAGTGGATGGTCGCTGCCTCGTGATGGCGAACGGCGTGTTCAAGATCTTGAAGGGGCCGGGGTAGTTGGTCGGGCTGCCGCCGTCTTCTCCCCGTCATTGCGAGCGCAGCGAAGCAATCCAGCATCTCTCCGCGGATGCAGCTCCGGATTGCTTCGCTGCGCTCGCAATGACGGCCGTTGCTGGCTATGCTGCCCTCACCAACATCGAGGATAGCCCATGCAATACCGTCAGCTCGGCCGCAGCGGCCTGAAAGTGTCGCCGATTTGTCTGGGCACCATGATGTTCGGCGGCCCCACGGATGAAGCCACGTCAAGACGGATCATCGACAAGGCGCACGGCGCCGGGATCAATTTCATCGACACGGCGGACGCTTATTCGAAGGGCGGCTCCGAGGAGGTCGTCGGCCGCGCCATCGCGAGCAATCGCCACGCCTGGGTGCTCGCGACGAAACTCGCCAACCCCATGAACACCGGGATGGGCAACGATCCCAATCGCGGCGGGCTGTCACGTCGCTGGGTATTGCAAGCCGCCGATGAGAGCTTGAAGCGGCTCGGCACCGACCACATCGACATCTACTATCTGCACAAGGAGGACCATGCGACGCCACTGGAGGAGACGGTGCGCGCGATGGGCGATCTGATCCGCGCCGGCAAGGTGCGCTATTTCGGCGTGTCGAACTATCGCGCCTGGCGCGTCGCCGAGATCTGCAACATCTGCGACCGCCTCGGCATCGACCGGCCCGCGGTGAGCCAGCCCTATTACAATGCCATGAACCGCATGCCCGAGGTCGAGCACTTCCCGGCCTGCTCCTATTACGGCCTCGGCATCGTGCCCTACAGTCCGCTGGCGCGCGGCGTGCTCACCGGCAAGTACAAGCCGGATGCCGCCCCCGACAAGGAGACGCGCGCCGGCCGCAACGACACCCGCATGATGCAAACCGAATGGCGGCCGGAATCGCTGCAGCTCGCGCAGGAGATCAAGCATCACGCCGAGAAGAAGGGCATCACCGCCGGCCAGTTCGCGGTCGCCTGGGTGCTCAACTCCGCCTTCGTCTCCTCGATCGTCGCGGGTCCGCGCACCGAGGAGCAATGGGACGGCTACATCAGCGCGCTCGACTATCGCTTCACCGCGGAGGACGAGGCCCTGATCGACCGGCTGGTCGTGCCGGGCCATCCCTCGACGCCGGGCTACAACGACCCGGCCTATCCGATCGAAGGCCGCCGCGCGCGGACGGCGTGAGAGCGGGAGACGTCGATGGCGCTCGAAGACCGCTACGGCCTGCCGCTCTCCACCACCTCCGATGCGGCCGCATCCGCCTATCGCGAGGGTGTCGATCTCATGCTCGCGGGGTGGACCGGCACGGCGGAGATGCTGGAGCACGCGATTGCGGCCGACCCGGACTTTGCGCTTCCCCATATCGCCCGCGCCCGCGTGCACGCTTTCTACCAGCAGGGCGATCTGGCCCGAGGCAAGGCGGCGCACGCGCGCGAGCTGGTCGCCAAACGCGGCACGGAGCGCGAGCGCTCGCATGTCGAGACGCTGGCGTTGGCGATCGAAGGCCGGCTGCCGGAGGCGATCGCATCGACGCTGAGACACATCGAGAGCTGGCCGCGCGATGCCTTGATACTGTCGCTGCCGCTCGGCGCGTTCGGCCTGTTCGCCTTCTCCGGCATGGCCGACCACGACCGCGCGCGGCATGAGCTGTGCGAGCGGCTCGCGCGGCATTACGGCGAGGACTGGTGGTTTCTCACCATGGCCGGCTGGGCGATGACGGAGAATGGCGACGTGGCACGCGGCCGCGCCGTGACCGAGCGCGGCTTCAATTTACGCCGGGCCAACGCCCACGCCGCGCATGCGGTGCTGCACGCAATGTTCGAGGACGGCTCGATCGAGGCGGCCGACCGCCTCGTCGACGACTGGATTCCCTCTTACGACCGCGCCGGAATCCTGCACGGCCACATCCGCTGGCATCAGGCGCTCGGCGCACTCGAGCATGGCGATGCGGCGCGCGCGTTGTCGATCTATGCCGACGTGCTTCAGCCTTCCGTCACGCAGGCGCCGCCGCTCAACCTCGTCACCGACGCGGCGTCGCTGCTGTGGCGCCTGTCGGCTTACGGACACACCGTGCCGAAGGCGCTGTGGCTCGACGCCGACGCCAGCGCGCAAAAGCTGTTTCCGAAGTCGGGCCTGTCCTTCGCCGACATCCACATGGCCCTGTTCGCGGCGGCGACGCAAAACCACGCCGCGCTCGGCGCGCGCCTTGCGACCATCGAGCAGCGCCTCGCCGAGGGAAAGCTGCCGGCCGGCCCCGTGGTGCCCGCGATCTTCCGCGCGCTGGCGGCCTTTGCCGAGGAGGATTACGGGACTTGCGCGCAAACGCTCGCGTCCGTTCTCGGCGAGGTCGTGCGGATCGGCGGCAGCCACGCCCAGCGCGAGTTGATCGAGGACACCTACATCGTCGCGCTGATGCGCAGCGGCGAGCTCGCCCGCGCCCGTGCCGTGCTGGATGCCCGCCTGCACCGCCGGCCCTCCCTTCGCGATACGCGCTGGCAGGCGGCCACGGGTTAGCGCTGCCACGAAAAAAACACCGGCCTGACGGCAAGTGCCTGCGGGACGATTTTGGGCGATTTGGACAAATCGTCGTCGGGGTGGCGCGGTGGTATTCCAGGCGGGAATTGTAGAACAAACGGGATCGCAACCAATTTGCGGTTCGATGGTCATGGTTCGGAACCTGTCCGTGGGTTCCTTGCCATTGAGCCTTCCGATGCGCCTCTTCCGACCGCTGCTGCCCGCCACGCTTGTTGCCGCCGCAACCCTTGCCGCGCTGTTAAGTCCTTGTTTTGCCGAAGCTTCCAGACCGATCCCGGTCAACAATCCACCGGCGCCGCAGAATGCCTATATCGACCTGCTGGCGCTGATGTCCGGCCACTGCAAGACGCTCAAGGTCGCCGGTCGCACCTTCGCCTGCAAGACGGTCGCCTACGCCCATGGCGACAAGGGCCGGGTCAATTTCTCGGTCGCGGTCGATGATCCCTCCGATGCCAATCACGTGGTGTCGTTTTCGGGCGAGAACGGCAAGCGCGCCGACGACAATTCCTACGAGCTGCCGATCGACCGCATGCTGCTCAACTCCAAGGACCGGCCGAAGGTCGACGGCCTGCCGGTGCCGGCGGAGCAGACCTCCACCGGTCTCTGCCGCCAGACTGGCAAC encodes the following:
- a CDS encoding TRAP transporter permease — encoded protein: MLQAEGTATAPDKIKVEFDNFEHGFPEGFGPRGWGALAYWIGIAFAVFQLYVAAFNYLPSQVVRGVHVGFLVLLTFGLIANFTAKSNFGRALGWAIGGAGFLCGLYQWIFYADLIARDGDPTRLDLVVGTVLAVLIFEGTRRLMGAALPLMCGACLVYWFFGQYLPSPLNHRGYDFDQIITHLSFGTEGFYGVPIYVSATYIFLFILFGSFLERAGMIQLFTDVSLGLFGRTRGGPAKVAVFASGMMGTISGSGVANVVTVGQFTIPLMIRFGYRRAFAAGVEATASMGGQIMPPVMGAVAFIMAETLGVQYSEIVKAAAIPAILYFASAFWMVHLEAGKHGLVGMKRSEIPSAWKALVTRWYLVLPLAALVYMLFEGFTPLYAGSMGLALTVALILGTAITTGASSVAIRYIFWIGLALVVAALSRDGLQIVPVASVVVGLIVITAFVRGGFKALRDCRDALAESAKSAITVGMACAIVGVIIGMMSQTGVGTIFGGWVIGLGEKSLFLALIMTMLLSILLGTGIPTIPTYIITAALAAPALAKLGVPLIASHMFAFYYGIMADLSPPVALAALAAAPIAKENPDKIGWEAMRIALAGYVIPFIFVYSPALMLQAGDPMAAKLGFYGAVALASVKALVAIALFGMVAIGFLFTRLTLIERLVALGAAFCLLGDFQLSDTTGFVLAAAIVLWQWRQRPPAPVEAV
- a CDS encoding aldo/keto reductase, encoding MQYRQLGRSGLKVSPICLGTMMFGGPTDEATSRRIIDKAHGAGINFIDTADAYSKGGSEEVVGRAIASNRHAWVLATKLANPMNTGMGNDPNRGGLSRRWVLQAADESLKRLGTDHIDIYYLHKEDHATPLEETVRAMGDLIRAGKVRYFGVSNYRAWRVAEICNICDRLGIDRPAVSQPYYNAMNRMPEVEHFPACSYYGLGIVPYSPLARGVLTGKYKPDAAPDKETRAGRNDTRMMQTEWRPESLQLAQEIKHHAEKKGITAGQFAVAWVLNSAFVSSIVAGPRTEEQWDGYISALDYRFTAEDEALIDRLVVPGHPSTPGYNDPAYPIEGRRARTA
- a CDS encoding SDR family NAD(P)-dependent oxidoreductase, translating into MERLKGKVAMVVGAGSIGPGWGNGKATAVTFAREGAQVFCVDRNGAAAEETAKIITGEGGKAIAFTADVSRASEIEAMVAACLKAYGRIDVLDNNVGIAEMGSVVEVTEESWDRVFSVNLKSAYFAMKHVIPVMVKQGGGSIINISSIASIRHVGISYVSYNASKAAMNQLTRSTAVEFAKSHVRVNAILPGLMKTPMVEHSAGLANSYAKGDVEAMWRARDAQVPMGHMGEAWDVANAALFLASDESKYVTGIELVVDGGITCKAGA
- a CDS encoding PaaI family thioesterase — protein: MTNKAAARLKSEGWSILETTGFMHLIGPLWERKVDGHHEFALATEDKHHNRRGMVQGGVMMTFADRTCGMAARYGSGKEYLATVQLDTHFVEAGKIGDILISRPRVVRSTRSLIFMSTEVTVDGRCLVMANGVFKILKGPG
- a CDS encoding DUF1850 domain-containing protein, with product MAAAPACACRGGVSLCFATAGGVKALALSAFTLVWTHSIAKVDWQEDWRVTPAGLELVQARVKGTGPGMEPPPEARLVDGWFQWQPKRAAMPEVVLGNSGAAGEWRLCHDGQCRTLSEIVGHPIGANVTTMKVCKDP
- a CDS encoding tetratricopeptide repeat protein — encoded protein: MALEDRYGLPLSTTSDAAASAYREGVDLMLAGWTGTAEMLEHAIAADPDFALPHIARARVHAFYQQGDLARGKAAHARELVAKRGTERERSHVETLALAIEGRLPEAIASTLRHIESWPRDALILSLPLGAFGLFAFSGMADHDRARHELCERLARHYGEDWWFLTMAGWAMTENGDVARGRAVTERGFNLRRANAHAAHAVLHAMFEDGSIEAADRLVDDWIPSYDRAGILHGHIRWHQALGALEHGDAARALSIYADVLQPSVTQAPPLNLVTDAASLLWRLSAYGHTVPKALWLDADASAQKLFPKSGLSFADIHMALFAAATQNHAALGARLATIEQRLAEGKLPAGPVVPAIFRALAAFAEEDYGTCAQTLASVLGEVVRIGGSHAQRELIEDTYIVALMRSGELARARAVLDARLHRRPSLRDTRWQAATG
- a CDS encoding TAXI family TRAP transporter solute-binding subunit, yielding MKRTIFGAAAALALAASAPCAQAQSFINVLTGGTSGVYYPLGVAIGKIYGDKIPNVKTQVQATKASVENLILLQQGRGELAFTLGDSLKSAWNGEEEAGFKTKLDKLRTIGAIYPNYIQIVATADSGIKTLADLKGKSLSVGAPKSGTELNSRAILAAAGMSYKDLGKVEYLPFAESVDLMKNRQLAATLQSAGLGVASLKDLSTSSPITVVSVPKETVDKIGPPFVSAIIPANTYSGQDKDVPTAAVINYLVTSSAVSDDLAYQMTKLVYESLPELQNAHAAGKEIKLETAATGSPVPLHPGAIRYYKEKGLIK
- a CDS encoding NUDIX hydrolase — encoded protein: MRPFGDATRRNIEAACASFARLPDEAAPSALKRAAVVLALTEANDGDDTAFLLTKRASSLRAHRGQWALPGGRCDAGETPVEAALRELDEELALKLSADAVLGLLDDYPTRSGYLITPVVVWAADSAAIRPNPDEVASVHRIGLDTIERDEAFDFTAIPESTRRVIRFHHQMSLIHAPTAALIYQFREVLAGRQTRVTELEQPVFAWK